The following nucleotide sequence is from Coffea eugenioides isolate CCC68of chromosome 3, Ceug_1.0, whole genome shotgun sequence.
CTAAAGATTCATTGTGACTGCCATAAATAATCATAGGATGATTACTAAAAAGCAATTATAATGCTAGAGACATTGATCATTAAAAAAGTAATAACTCCCTATAAAACTCCAAGAATTATGTGTAACTCCctgaaaaaaagaaagcaataaCTGACCAGCTAGGTCAAGCTTGTGTCCACATGTTGGGCTTATAAGCCTTATTTGGGGACAATAGTCGCAGTAGAAGCCGTTGCATGTATTTGTCTGGGTATTAGTAATATAGATTTACTATTAGTATATTTATTATTCTCTGCTTCTTGAACATACTATAAGGACATTTGTAAAAGTATAAGCTACACTTGTACTGGACTGATACAACTTGAAAATTGTTATTTTATGCATATTGTgctatttaaataaataatccccATCAATTCTAGATTTCACATTATCTGCATCCTAAATGAAGCATAAGCTCAACTCAATGCTAAGCTGATAGGAAATGTCTACAAGGCATAAGTTATTCAACAGGATGCTTTTCAATGTGCAAGCTTCCTTTTCTTGTTAGGCCATTTTCAACCTTGAAACCTTTTGAGATCAACCACGGCGAAATAGTTGGACACTCCTGGCGAAATACAGAACTACTCGAGCAACTGTGTAACTGAAAACATAATAAGAGCCTGAAGCAAGTTCAATAAAGTGAAATGAACATCAAGCAATgatcaatcattttttttctcatctCCCTTTCATCTTTCCTCTTACCCTCCCTTTCTAAAAAACACGTTGAGAAGAATCAAATAGTACCTGTTCTTGCAGCTGTAAGTGCAGCTTTGGCTTTAGGTAGAttcttgaaagagaaatgaagcTTCCTTTCTAGCAAGTGAATGTCTCCAAGAAGCAACTTGTTATCTAATCTTCTCGCGTCATTGATTGGTCCAGAAAGGAGAGCCAAAGCTTCAGAATACTCTTTGTTCTCCATCAAAAGAGCTGCGAGTTTTGCCTCAGTGCACAGACAAAGGAAATTTTGGTTCTCATTACGCGTCCATTGCACAATTTTCTTGCATAGGGCAATCTGAAGATTAGATGTGCCAGGTAGTTTGGCCAGCGTATCAAGAATTCCACGAACAATTTTGGACTTTTTGCTTTGGGGAtcaaggaaaagaagggctgAAGTTGTGTCAGAAGGTTATTAAGTTTTTTTGCCTTATTTTCCTGTCTAAGCAAATCAGTGAGATTGGAGATGGGCTGCTTCTTTATTGTTAAGGCCTCTGGAGAAGATGAAAGGTTGGCAAGTATGTGGTAATAGATAGAAATTGGCTCAGAAGGGCTAGTGGCTTCAGAAGCTTGTGTAAGTAAAGTAGTGGTAGCTGGCAAGGAAGATGTAGACATGGTAACGTCTCAGATGTTTGGACACATGTTAAGATAGAATTTAGGATTACATAGCTTGTAGAAAGTCTGGATGCCGTATCTTTAAGCCCAAATTGAATTACAGAATGCAGTTATAAATATGTAACCAGAAATCAATAGAAGAAAACATGAACTCTCAAAGTAACACAAGACTAAGAGACAACAGCTAAGCAGGAACAAGTATAAAACATATCGCAGTTATTTCAAGCGCAAGGCATATCTAGGCATTATGGATTCCTACAGCTTAAACACAAGGCAGAGGTGTGAACATAATGATGTATGGCAGAAGAATATGCATATGCAACATATTATCATTTATAAGGACATCAATGTCCAGCACGAAAGAATAAGCATATTACTACAAGAAGATTAAGCATGACAAAAAGAGATAATAGTTAGCAATTTATAAAGGTGGTGTATCGGTAGATCAATTGATTAGATTCAGAAAATGACTTTTAGTCATTTGGATAGCTccttatatattttttgtattaGAATAAGAAGAGTGTAATCTGATGTAAGATAAAGAAACAATGAGACCTTTGTTTTGCATGCAAGCCTTCTTTGCTCGGACGTCTGATCTCCTTTGGCTTGAGCTTTTGCCTAGAGAGCAATAATCTGGCTAGTTAGGAGGTAAAAAGAATAATCCTGCTGATAAAGAGTATACAGATTCTGCAACATTTCCAGATATGTTTTAGATATACATACCTTTTGGAGGATTTTTCATGGCATGAGAAACATTGGCTTCCACTGGCTGAGGGGATACTGTCATAGATATACTTCATTAGGCAAATAAGAAACTGTAAGAGGCTAAATCAAGTTCAATCACTGAACGACACTCAGCAAATATTTGCTAAAATAGGATAAAGGACTTCAACCTGCAAGATCATCAACTGTTTCATGCAAGAATATATAGCAACTGTCACGGATAGGAGGATCACCTACCAGATGAAAGCATAGAAATTGTTATATGAAATGTACACTAATAGATATGATTATAACAAGATATACTTGAAACGTTTAGTCCGCTGATTCTTCCACATTTATAGATCGATGTCTTTTTTGAGCAAGAACCTATATGAACATAAGATCAAAAAATGCATTCATAAACATagaagagcaaaaaaaaaaaaaaaggaacaacttGGCGTAGAAAATTTAGAGAGTAATGAACTTGTGCAGGCATACCTTGTTCAAATGTCGAGAATACAGAAACATGTTTCTTCAGCTTGCCTTCTGATTGAGCATTGCTTTTACATAGAGAGTTACCTTTGCTATGTTGTTGCACAACTAATTTGATAGCAATAGATTGTTGCATATTAGCCCCTTTGTCTCCACTCTGTTGTGGAAGCAGTTTAATAGCAATAGGCTGTTGGTTATTGTGGTCATTGTTCTGCCACAGGTCAGACGAAATTGGAAGTTGTATACCTATAGCAGTCCAAGGTTCAGATAAAAACCACGTTCAGGTAAAGTTTGAATATGAATTAAAAGGTTTTGATAATTTACATCGTGTTTAGCACAATGCAAATTACAATTTTGAGTTAAATATTGGTGCGGACTTTCCACAATAACTGGAAGCTCTTCTCCATTCGTATGCATCTTtcacaaattttgttttgaattgACACAAAAGATTTCTTTTAATCCAGTATTAAGGCAGCGAAGCAGTAAACTCAAGACCTTCAGATAAAGGCAAAATACTAAACATTTATGCTCTTCTCCATTTGTATATATTTCTTACAGAAGTTTGCTCTGAATTTACACATAAAGAGCTTTAATCAACCATTAAGCTAGTTAAGCAGAAATCTCAAGAAATCAATAAAAAGGCGAAGCACTAAACATTCATACTACAGCTTTCATTTCCGGCAAAACTGAATTAGATACCCTTCTTACTTTGCTGTTGGTTCATAGAAGGCGTTGATGCAGCTTTCCTTGCTTTCCTCTTTTGATAAGCTCCCCTCTGTTTagcttctttttcttctactGATAAGGAAGCAGTTTTCCTCTTAATTTTCGGTTGCAAAGAATCTTCTTATTCGTTAAATGTGCAAGCACATCACTTGAAGACACTATACACTGAATATTCAAAGCTAACACTAAGCATGACAATA
It contains:
- the LOC113766836 gene encoding 26S proteasome non-ATPase regulatory subunit 11 homolog; its protein translation is MKNPPKGKSSSQRRSDVRAKKACMQNKATTTLLTQASEATSPSEPISIYYHILANLSSSPEALTIKKQPISNLTDLLRQENKAKKLNNLLTQLQPFFSLIPKAKSPKLFVEFLIRWPNYLAHLIFRLPYARKLCNGRVMRTKISFVCALRQNSQLF